TAAAGTAGAAATATAGAGAAGTTCACCATGGAGCATTAACTTCTCCTTGGAACATAAGCTCATAGCTCTCAGCTTTTGATTTCAGTGCCTCAACATCAGCACCATATTTTACAGAAGCTTGTTTCAGTTCCTCGAGTTTCGTTTCAAGATTCCGTATCTCATCTTCAGCTCGAGACCACTCGTTTTTAGCTTCCAAGTACCTCTTGGTGTCCGAAGCGCCTTCCGAGTCAAATGCAAGACTCAGCAACCAGCGCAGACGAGTCCTCAGAAATCCAACATTCATGCCCAGAAGTTCAAAAGATTTCAGTGACTTCTCCCATATATCGAATTCCTTCCGTGGGGTGGTGAGAGTGCAAGCTCTTATCATATCGGCAATATTGATGACTTCAAATATCATACCAGCAACCAGCTTACAATGAAGGCCTTGTAGAAGACGATCATGAAGAAAAGAACTTCTACTGCAGCATAACTTGTAGTACTTTCTCCTTATATGTTCAGGAATTTCAGAGTCTATGCATACTCCATTCACCAGAATGTGGAACTCCTCAAGGCTCTTAATGTCTCTAAAATTAACAGCAGGTCCAGAGGACCTCGAGCCCTCTAAAATTTCTGAAGCAACTTCATCGCTGTCATTTCCCGATTGTGCCTCGGGTGGAACACGTTTACTCAGATCCGGCTTTCGTTTTTTCCTTTGCACTACAGTTAAAGGAAGAGATTTCTTTTGACGCTTCTTTATATGAACATTAGTTCCCTCTGACATGCGACAAATTGGAAACAAGTTGTTTAGAAGGACCAGAAAAGACCAAAAAATATAGTACTGTATTATGTTTTCACAGAATGTTTCGGGAATAAAATTGATTTACTGACCTGCATCACTTTGCTTGGGGGGTGCATCCAAATTTAGAAGGCTAAGAGCGCCATCCACCTCCTTTAGATCATTTGCTCTTATGACATAGACCTATGAATTCAGAAACAAAGTTGAGATAAAGATCGCTGCTACAGATTTGCGAATATGCAGTTAGAAAACCATTTCCTCAATTTCCACGTTTCTGCTTCACTTCATGGTGAGAATTCATACTGAGATGTCGAATGTAATACTAGGCCTAAGACGAAAACTATCATCACTTGCAATGTATTTTATCGTGCCGTTAGCTGGATAACAATTCGAATAAACGGAGAAAGCAGCTTTTTCAATAGCCCTAATTCAACCAGATATTGCCTCTCAAGCCTGTAAAGTGATTAATAAAAGGATGCACTCATTGACAACACTAATAGCTATCCTCTTACTTTTGGTACCTTAAAAGAATCCAGAATATTTGTGGAATGTTTTATCGATTAAAAAAAAGCAAGTGCATACCTGCACACCTCAATTTTAAGTACCCTGTGACCCAAAAGTTGAGTTGAAAACATGTAATTTCTCTACTAATAGTATTGCCCATATATGTGTTCCTCCCAAAAGATACCTCAATAGATGCTTGGCCTGTACATAGAAGCTCCTTAAAGGATTATGTTTGCTTGCTCCAATGTTTTTCCATCTCTATCACAGTTTAGGACAAGAACCATCCTTACACAATAGGTTTAGAATACTTGTTAACGTACGTTCCTACATGaggaatttggaatgactacttATCTCTAGAATTGTTTTTACTCACCACTAGTTTTTAAACTACTTCCATCCTGTCCAAGAAGCACAATGCCAGAAAACTGGTGATCCACCAGAGTTCTCTCTAGTTTTTCTAATCCTCCCTTCTTGACCTCAAAATTTGCAGATTGAAACTGAAAGAGCGTTTACTGTGATAAAGTCACTTAGGACTTATTATATCAACAGACTAGAGTCAAACTCAAGAGCGGTTTGGATATTTTTTTCAAGCATTAATCTACTATAACCATAATTCTGCCCAAATCTTCTGATAAGAATAAACCTATCTGCAATTGACAAATTCACACTCCTGTTGCAGAATCTTGATTGACATGTGTATAAGCTGGTTTTACATGATGACATCATTCTTATACGCCACGAAACGGGAAAAAGAAAATCAATCCCACTTCTTAAGTAACCGTGGTTATCTGCTACACTTCTGTACAAGATCAACTTATAGGATATGTCATACAACTAGGGGTGtgcatggaccgggttggttctggtttttcaaataccaaaccaaatcaactatGTCGGGCTTTTAAATCgataaaccaaaccaataaaagtctGGTTGTTTGACTTCGGGTTTTTTTTCCGGAAAAATCTTCATACAAAATAtaatttttacttcaaatatttctttagtcctagtaagatacaactatacaattaaggtgtttcttaagaaaataacaaataTGTGAAATGAGTGATTacattgtaataaaatattcaacaaaaaaatatTAGATGATTAAGCATATGTCATACAACCATTGCAATAAGCTTAGTTAAAGCATGTTAAAAAGTATGTTATAAAAAGAAACTTGGGAGTGTCACCTTGAATCTAGTAGGCTCAACTAGTTGAAAAACTAAAGCATCTCCCTCAACCAACTTGTGAGCAACAACGTACTTTCTCCATCCTGCACTTAGTCCAGTCTTTTCAGCAATGTATTTTATTTCAAATTCTTCGCCATTCTCGCTTTCAAGAATAACTTGAGTGTCCTTTCTTGGTAGATGGGTCTTGCAGAATGGCACAGGAAGACCCTATTGTATGGACGGTATAAAACAAAAATTACAGGGTTAAGTAAATAATTCCTTTGCTAAGTCAAAGTTAAGTTGTTTAGACAAAACTTACCATCCAAAAACAACTACCAACATGCGACCTAACTAATAATTTCACGAAACTGGGATATTCATTTCCAATACTTGACAGTAGGTCATCTGCTCGAATGCTGACTGCTGATTTCATTTGGGTAGCACTTCCAGAACCATCAGCCACAGCCCTCTCTTGTTTGGTGCTTCATGAAAAAAAGCAAATAGCTGTCACTCTCAAACACCGAAGGTTTACGAATTACAATTATGGAAGAATAGCCAAAGAAAGTACTTTACGAAAAGACTAACCTAATTGACTTGAGCCCAGCATCAGCTACTGCCTGCTCAAGAACAAGAGAAACAACATAAGGGAGTGTAGGAAATTTAGTACGATCACAACTAAGTTCTGAACCTAAAATTAGCATAAGCAGAGAGAATGTCAAATGCAACAGGAAGGAAAATGATATGGTAACATCTTATATATCCAGAAAAAGGGATTACTACCATGAGAGCTAATGAGGTTTTTGGCATCACGGAACGGACATGAGAATGCAGTTTATGCCTTTCATATAAATCTTAAACGTTGTGTAATAATGATAACTTATTTTTGTTATTCAAAATAATAACAGACATATGAAAGCTCCTTTCCTCACATAATCTGAAGTAACTTTAGATAGGCCTGGACCAATCGTAGACTCCTAGTTTGGCATTTCCTATGAACTTGAATCAAACGTTGGGTAGTAATGATAAGTTATTTGTGTTATTGAAAATAATAACAGACATCTGAAAGCTCCTTTCCTCCCATACAGTAGTTGCCAATGGGAATAATCTGAAGTCATTTAAGATAGGCCTGGACCAATCTTGGAATCCTAGTTTGGCAAATGCAAATTTCCTATGAACTTgaatcaactttgagtcaaccctGATTAGCTTCATTCATGCTGTACCGAGCTATTTAAACTGAACAAACACCTACTAAGTACCAGTTCACTTTCAGATGTAAGCATACAAAAACCTGAAAGAACTAATTAAGAAACCTCTTTCATAAGTTCAGTTCATGAAGTTCCCAAATAAATCATCATAGAAAGAAAAGACCACCAATGTGAGTGGTGGCCTGGTGGAACAGTCAGAATAAAAGGCTAAGGAACTAAGCTAAGCGTTGTCTGGGACaaaatttaagggaaatgttGACTTTGGTAGCCGGGTTTCGTTTTACATCAGCCTGTTATTGCGTTAGTTAATGTCCCAGGTCCATTCATTAGTTTAGGCAGGTTAGCAATTGATGAGATCCCAATTGTAAACGAGAGTTGGAGATGTGAATTCTGCTACTAGTGCCCTGAATCACATTTTCCACCAGACTGAATTGCAAACTAACATAACAATTAGTTGAAGCTGCAGCTAGAGCATAGCAATAAATTGGTCAAATTAGTTGACCCATAGGTCAATTAAGACAATAGTTGCTTATGAATAGAGCAGCATATTGGTGAAACGAAGAGAAGTGTATCTCACATTGTTGGATTGGACCTGTTTCTTGATTACCCTCTTCTTCCTGTAGGGAATTGTTGGAATCTGATCAATAATCTCCTTGGGCTTCCTTCTTCTTTTACCCTGAAACAATTGAGCCAGATCCAACATCAATTCGAGTAAATCAAGACAGGGAATAACAacagaaaatagaaaaagaaaagaataccAGCAAGGAAGGAGAGAGAATCAGGGAGTTAATTGGGATGGAAGCATCAACAAGACTCGAATTGTCTTTGGGTATTGCAGAATCAGGTAACTCAAGTTGTTGATTTTCAGGTTCCTCATCAAGAACTTCCTTCTTGGGCATATCTGGGTAGGATTTATCTTCTTGATTTGGGGGTGAACTTCGATGAACTACTTTTATCTTCATTGGAATTAAGATTGTGAATTTTGGGTTCTTTTTTTTCTAGCAGATCGTTTTTCTACCACTAGGAAGACTAGAAAACGACTACTAGTCAGAGATATAGAGCCCTTTTTTCGGTGTTCGGTCGAGGGTACATTTAGATGGACGTTTCGTTTGGTTTTAACTGTTAAAAGAGAAATCCACAAGAAAACACAATTACAGGTGCATTTTGTGGTTTAATCGTTGCCGGATTGCAACACGAGAACCATTTTTACTACTAGTAAAGTGCTAACAAGAATACTGCAAAAATGGCTTTGGGGTGGGGGTTACTGACATAATGTCGAGGCTCTAGTTTTTGGTTATTAGCGATTCCTAGCCACCTGGTTTACACGTGTAACTTGTAAAAGCTACTGTACAATTCATTGACAGTCCTTCAATTTCCTGATACTGGTGGAGAAAGAGTTCTTTGCCAGTCTAGTCTAGTAAAACACGGAATAGACTTGGAGACTAATTAAAAGACCATTTAATTTGTTGTGACATGAATGCTAGTATTTTAGTCGAGTTCATTTAACATTAGTTTAGTACTAGTAATCTAATCTAATAGTATTAATTAGAGGATATTGTTTAAACATTTATTACCTACTTACGAGCTAAAAAGTTGGCTCATTAGTGTCTCGAGTGCCTGATCCAATAACGTAGAACCCAAAAACAAATTTCCCAACCAGCACATAGAtgtgggcaatttgcacgattgcctttATTCGGGGTGGtcattaatttttgtccctcaaattgatggtctttaatttctaTCCTTCATCTTATACTATGAGGTTTGGGTTCAAACTCCAGcttagcaaaaaaaaaacaaatatcgCAAGACAGAGCTTCGTAGTAAAATTAGACCTATTCGTACAAAAGTTAGACCTTAAGGCAGAAGTTTACTGTAAGACaatttttgcccaaaattaggccttaaaaCCTAACTTTTATCCGAATAGATCTAATTTTGGCAAAttttaggccttaaggcagaggtttcgtGAAATGaattgccttgcgatttttttttttgactgaacgGAGTTGCGAACCCAAAACATCGAAGTATTTTCGATAAATTTTTTAAGCGAAAGGCAAATATTAAAGATCAGTacgtttgaagggcaatccgcacataAAAAATTCATAGGTGTTGCATTTTGGGCCAAGTACTAGTGGGGTAATAGTTCTTTCCTGAGTGATAGCATATATGTCAAACGGATTCATATATATAAGAAACACGATcttgaaaaattaaaatagtaAAGGAACTTACAATGTCGAGTAGGATGCTACCTGATTTGATTTCTAAAGAGATCCAGTTCCTGATGAAGTTTGCTATTAGCATAACACGACATACTAAAATAGGTATGCCCATTTTTCCTGTTTTATTTATGGTAAAAGACTATAATGACTACTTGTAAAAACGAATTAATAGGGTTGACTAATCGCTTAGGCTAAACTTTAGCTCTATGGAGATTGTATGGAAAAACTACAGGCAACCATAGTGTCCAATGGATATACAAGCAATGTACTCCCTTCGCgcacttttatttgtccatttTGGATTTTTTAcactgtttaagaaataataaatgaaatgcataatttatcaatgtgtccatattaattagtgcatatttttattagtcctatgccgagggtctaccgaaaacagcctctctatcttGGTAGAAGTAAGGTCTGAGTATATTTTACCCTCTCCAGAcctcactttgtgggatttcactgggtatgttgttgttgttgttgtatttttattagatttaaaaaatgatttgaagtgagtaattaatattatggataaaacaagaaaaataaaattgttttctcttgat
Above is a genomic segment from Lycium barbarum isolate Lr01 chromosome 12, ASM1917538v2, whole genome shotgun sequence containing:
- the LOC132623200 gene encoding B3 domain-containing protein Os01g0234100-like, with product MKIKVVHRSSPPNQEDKSYPDMPKKEVLDEEPENQQLELPDSAIPKDNSSLVDASIPINSLILSPSLLGKRRRKPKEIIDQIPTIPYRKKRVIKKQVQSNNAVADAGLKSISTKQERAVADGSGSATQMKSAVSIRADDLLSSIGNEYPSFVKLLVRSHVGSCFWMGLPVPFCKTHLPRKDTQVILESENGEEFEIKYIAEKTGLSAGWRKYVVAHKLVEGDALVFQLVEPTRFKVYVIRANDLKEVDGALSLLNLDAPPKQSDAEGTNVHIKKRQKKSLPLTVVQRKKRKPDLSKRVPPEAQSGNDSDEVASEILEGSRSSGPAVNFRDIKSLEEFHILVNGVCIDSEIPEHIRRKYYKLCCSRSSFLHDRLLQGLHCKLVAGMIFEVINIADMIRACTLTTPRKEFDIWEKSLKSFELLGMNVGFLRTRLRWLLSLAFDSEGASDTKRYLEAKNEWSRAEDEIRNLETKLEELKQASVKYGADVEALKSKAESYELMFQGEVNAPW